A region from the Drosophila ananassae strain 14024-0371.13 chromosome 2L, ASM1763931v2, whole genome shotgun sequence genome encodes:
- the LOC6499662 gene encoding HEAT repeat-containing protein 5B isoform X4 translates to MENLNFARTPQFLRKVIYEARRSFIHSDSAATASAAPDPEEEASSEMELAHTLTLNEEALKQLPEHKRPVFELEWLRYLEKALPTVAKSEIKASQKKLVQQLSERIQGAPGPPMRKLIASALATLFSVGDTFMLFDTVNACNDILKNKDDSPSYLPTKLAAICVLGSMYEKLGRMMGRTYEDTVQILIRTLRNAESQARIEIMHTLEKVSAGMGTAIANVHKDIYKAAKHCLLDRVMAVRVAAARCILKMIYSAPFLYQTELESLGTLCFRAFDGSNYEVRCAVAQLLGTLLAYTQQLAELATGKKKQTQAAALQAAKGANQRLVSLDEALGILMSGFLRGGASFLKGTGEIIKGSSGVNREVRVGVTHAYVVFVQFMGSVWLERQLSTFLAHVLDLVANPKAACSHVDAVYSRKCINFILRSTIGKMLGEKAQSAACKELVHLVAKQMNSIDFNPENAKDSNQETLFSQHLLVCALQELSSLLIGLGTTAQNLLGDQSLQAIDATCAVLVHPCAAARLAAAWCLRCACVAVPGQITPLIDRFVEAIEQMRSSPEAVAGYSCALAAILGSVRYSPLGIPHTKGKVVFNCAEELLRSASQNSRMSLHRTQAGWLLIGAIMTLGSPVVKGLLPRMLLLWRNSFPRSNKELESEKARGDAFTWQVTLEGRAGALSVMHSFLLNCPDLVTEDITRRLLTPIESALAMLVNLATVLKSYGTQLKAPAAMVRLRLFETLTLLPPTALEASYTHLLRMLVSEFTLSDNAANTTNSLLRTLCHGDDSIILGTWLQETNHRTIEDQLQPNSAAGSGALEHDPCCLYRPNWSAQGTGSTASGTVAASTSGGAIVGSTTNIQLISKAQQCPGPLPLGVAVIDMAVTLFGTIFPKVANKHRLQMLEHFAECIRQAKSSRQEAVQMNIFTALLCALKNLTDSKTSLGQEDVRKSATALIVASLTSSNSTIRCAAGEALGRLAQVVGDSHFTAELAQNSFDKLKSARDVVTRTGHSHALGCLHRYVGGMGSSQHLSTSVSILLALGQDSASPVVQAWSLYALAQIADSGGPMFRGYVDATLTLSLKLLLTVPHAHVDVHQCVGRVVNALITTVGPELQGGVASMRGSFLCSAALLQAHSDPLVQAEAIGCLQQLHLFACKSLQLEELVPTLVGMLASNYFILRKAAVSCLRQLAHREAKEVCELALTINAEQLPDLVITEYGLPGLLFSLLDTETDAEMLRNIHDTLTSMLQMLAADNLSSWLSLCKNVLTVAVEGGLNDDAAAAEQAKGKEGGGDQEDDDDEEEYADDVTEYRAEENTSTHPAVQPRWPTRVFAAQCVRRIIASCEAASAVHFDLLQAKEQQLIRSRGDYLILHLAELIRMSFMAATSDSDQLRLEGLRTLQEIIDRFANIPEPEFPGHLLLEQFQAQVGAALRPAFAPDTPSHVTAAACEVCSAWIGSGVARDIGDLRRVHQLLVSSLSKLSSKTNSTQLYNESMATLEKLSILKAWAEVYIVAMLSNGKAPASLLNLQSQESGIQSLTNVDADQDLPDSRGESLLGLVQPELHNLSTHWLSAMKDHALLLLPAEFQSQLPHDGGAFYTTDTINSSKPHYMASWPPILYASALWLRDEGFARHLDTDETTAESNNNQITHGSLSADRFHMIFGICMEALCSMRSSERPRNIISCLRSLHSIFDSDWARRQLVKDRALTIELCHVLHRQILTRDELLVQLLCVEILKQTIRAAREDLERKRDDNANSEDEKRGERLGEDDSMQPGSSHVYAVLEVCLCLFVRQIPSMNPTRQGSGLQLDFSYAKMATGTSFFSVLGDDNGLLVASGLQCVEQLLDLCTPKGALAILPTVLYMTTSIVKEIANKSSIDSTILANTSAVKAALQCLRSVCVHKWAKVEESSEEWQQLLQSALATIVDLTKTAGDNEERRVDEVTMLLAIAVFILHTPAAVVATPSLQYPCINHFRQCLQSEHMSVKLRCIETTRSIFAHADLKTATPYIHALAPRIIESLYAESSKAPSNELELQVTLESIVTVEQLIDLAEPQHHIQMLTLLVPVLIGFLSEPCRLRTLPKYQRQLHDQALQWLLKIGPKYPKEFKALMGQTPELRQKLEAAIRSQQQSINIAQKASEAQRSGLLAKPQKPTIKLKTDFSNFQ, encoded by the exons atgGAAAACTTAAACTTTGCACGCACGCCGCAGTTTCTGCGCAAAGTTATCTACGAGGCGCGCAg ATCGTTTATTCACAGCGACTCTGCCGCCACCGCATCCGCCGCCCCAGACCCCGAGGAGGAGGCATCGTCCGAGATGGAACTCGCCCACACACTGACCCTGAACGAGGAGGCCCTCAAGCAGCTGCCGGAGCACAAGCGTCCTGTCTTCGAGCTGGAATGGCTGCGCTACCTAGAGAAGGCTCTGCCCACGGTGGCCAAGTCCGAGATAAAGGCCAGCCAGAAGAAGCTGGTCCAGCAGCTCTCCGAGCGGATCCAGGGAGCACCAGGACCGCCCATGCGCAAGCTCATCGCCAGTGCCCTGGCCACGCTCTTCTCGGTGGGAGACACCTTCATGCTCTTCGACACCGTCAACGCCTGCAATGACATCCTCAAGAACAAGGACGACTCCCCCAGCTATCTCCCAACCAAGCT CGCCGCCATTTGCGTTCTGGGCTCCATGTACGAGAAGCTGGGCAGGATGATGGGTCGCACCTACGAGGACACTGTCCAGATCCTGATACGCACGCTGCGAAACGCCGAGTCACAGGCTCGCATCGAGATCATGCACACCCTGGAGAAGGTGAGCGCCGGCATGGGCACTGCCATCGCCAACGTTCACAAGGACATCTACAAGGCGGCCAAGCACTGCCTCCTGGACCGAGTAATGGCTGTTCGCGTGGCCGCTGCGCGCTGCATCCTGAAGATGATCTACAGTGCCCCGTTCCTCTACCAAACAGAACTGGAGAGCTTGGGAACCCTGTGCTTCCGGGCCTTCGACGGAAGCAACTACGAGGTGCGCTGCGCCGTGGCCCAGCTCCTGGGCACTCTTCTGGCGTACACCCAGCAACTGGCTGAGCTGGCCACTGGGAAGAAGAAACAGACCCAGGCGGCGGCTCTCCAGGCAGCCAAGGGAGCCAACCAGCGTCTAGTGTCGTTGGACGAAGCACTCGGAATTCTGATGTCTGGATTCCTGCGAGGAGGAGCCTCTTTTCTCAAAGGAACTGGAGAGATCATCAAGGGCAGCTCGGGTGTCAACCGGGAAGTGCGAGTGGGTGTCACCCACGCCTATGTGGTCTTCGTCCAGTTTATGGGGAGTGTGTGGTTGGAGCGCCAACTGAGCACTTTCCTTGCCCATGTCCTCGATCTGGTGGCCAATCCCAAGGCGGCCTGCTCCCATGTGGATGCAGTGTACTCCCGGAAATGCATCAACTTCATTCTCCGCTCCACCATCGGCAAGATGCTGGGCGAGAAGGCGCAAAGCGCCGCCTGCAAGGAACTCGTTCATTTGGTCGCCAAGCAGATGAACTCGATCGACTTCAATCCGGAGAACGCCAAGGACTCCAACCAGGAGACTCTGTTCAGTCAGCACTTGCTGGTGTGTGCCCTGCAGGAGCTGAGTTCGCTTCTGATCGGATTGGGCACGACCGCCCAGAATCTGTTAGGAGACCAATCCCTGCAGGCCATCGACGCCACatgtgcggtcttggtgcacCCGTGTGCCGCTGCCCGGCTGGCCGCCGCCTGGTGCCTGAGGTGTGCCTGCGTAGCGGTCCCTGGGCAGATCACGCCGTTGATCGATCGCTTTGTCGAGGCCATCGAGCAGATGCGATCCTCGCCAGAGGCAGTCGCCGGATATAGCTGCGCTTTGGCGGCCATTTTGGGAAGTGTGCGCTACTCGCCCCTGGGCATTCCTCACACCAAGGGAAAAGTGGTCTTCAACTGTGCGGAGGAACTGCTGCGTTCCGCTTCCCAGAATAGCCGCATGTCGCTGCACCGCACCCAGGCCGGATGGCTGTTGATCGGAGCCATCATGACCCTGGGATCGCCAGTCGTCAAGGGTTTGTTGCCGCGGATGCTTCTTCTGTGGCGCAACTCCTTCCCGAGATCCAACAAGGAGCTGGAGTCGGAGAAAGCCCGCGGTGATGCGTTCACCTGGCAGGTTACCCTGGAGGGCAGGGCGGGAGCACTGTCGGTGATGCACAGTTTCCTTTTGAACTGTCCCGACCTCGTCACCGAGGACATCACTCGCCGCCTGCTGACGCCCATCGAGAGTGCCCTAGCGATGCTGGTCAA TTTGGCCACTGTCCTGAAGAGCTACGGCACCCAGTTGAAGGCACCGGCCGCCATGGTGCGACTTCGCCTCTTTGAGACCCTCACGCTGCTGCCCCCCACTGCTTTGGAGGCCTCCTACACCCATCTCCTCCGCATGCTCGTTTCGGAGTTCACCCTTTCGGACAACGCAGCTAACACTACCAACTCGCTGCTGCGAACGCTGTGTCATGGTGATGATTCCATTATCCTGGGCACTTGGCTGCAGGAGACCAACCATCGCACCATCGAGGACCAG TTGCAACCAAATAGCGCTGCTGGATCGGGAGCCTTGGAACACGATCCCTGCTGCTTATACCGTCCCAACTGGTCAGCCCAAGGAACCGGATCCACGGCAAGTGGTACTGTGGCAGCTTCAACGTCCGGCGGAGCCATCGTCGGCTCCACCACCAACATCCAACTGATCAGCAAGGCGCAGCAGTGTCCCGGGCCATTGCCTCTTGGAGTGGCCGTGATTGACATGGCGGTGACCCTCTTCGGAACCATTTTCCCCAAGGTAGCCAACAAGCATCGTCTGCAAATGCTGGAGCACTTCGCCGAGTGCATCCGCCAGGCGAAGAGCAGTCGCCAGGAAGCCGTCCAGATGAACATCTTCACGGCCCTGCTCTGCGCTCTGAAGAATCTGACGGACAGCAAGACCAGTTTGGGCCAAGAGGACGTCCGCAAGAGTGCCACAGCCCTGATAGTTGCCTCGCTCACCAGTTCCAACTCGACCATTCGCTGTGCAGCCGGAGAAGCCCTGGGCAGACTGGCCCAGGTGGTGGGAGACTCGCACTTCACAGCGGAACTGGCGCAGAACAGCTTCGACAAGCTGAAGTCGGCGAGGGATGTTGTCACAAGGACGGGGCATTCGCACGCTCTGGGATGCCTGCATCGCTATGTTGGTGGCATGGGCTCATCGCAGCACTTGAGCACCAGTGTCTCCATCCTATTGGCCCTGGGCCAGGACAGTGCCTCGCCGGTGGTGCAGGCTTGGTCCCTATACGCCCTCGCCCAAATAGCCGACTCCGGAGGACCCATGTTCCGGGGCTATGTGGATGCCACGTTGACCCTTAGCCTGAAGCTCTTGCTCACTGTTCCGCACGCCCATGTGGATGTCCATCAGTGCGTGGGTCGTGTGGTTAATGCCTTGATCACCACCGTGGGACCGGAACTGCAAGGCGGTGTGGCCAGCATGCGAGGATCCTTCCTGTGCTCGGCAGCACTGCTCCAGGCCCACTCGGATCCCTTGGTCCAAGCCGAAGCTATCGGGTGCCTGCAGCAGCTCCACTTGTTTGCCTGCAAGTCGCtgcagctggaggagctggTGCCCACACTGGTCGGCATGCTGGCCAGCAATTATTTCATCCTTCGGAAGGCAGCCGTGTCCTGTCTTCGCCAGCTGGCTCACCGGGAAGCCAAGGAAGTGTGCGAACTAGCTCTGACCATTAATGCGGAGCAGCTGCCGGACTTGGTGATCACCGAGTACGGACTGCCGGGACTACTCTTCTCGCTGCTGGACACCGAAACTGACGCCGAGATGCTCCGGAACATCCACGACACTCTCACCTCCATGCTGCAAATGCTGGCTGCGGACAACCTCAGCTCGTGGCTGAGCCTCTGCAAGAACGTCCTGACAGTGGCCGTCGAGGGAGGTCTCAACGACGATGCGGCGGCGGCAGAGCAGGCGAAGGGCAAGGAGGGCGGCGGAGATCaggaggacgacgacgacgaggaggagtATGCCGATGATGTGACCGAATATCGTGCCGAGGAAAACACATCCACCCATCCGGCAGTGCAGCCCCGGTGGCCCACCAGAGTGTTCGCCGCTCAGTGCGTTCGGAGGATCATCGCCAGCTGTGAGGCGGCCAGCGCCGTGCACTTTGACCTGCTCCAGGCCAAGGAGCAGCAGCTGATTCGCTCGCGCGGGGACTACCTCATTCTTCACCTGGCGGAGCTCATTCGTATGTCCTTCATGGCGGCCACCTCTGACTCGGATCAGCTGCGATTAGAGGGGTTGCGCACGCTCCAGGAGATCATCGACCGGTTCGCCAACATCCCTGAGCCCGAGTTCCCCGGTCATCTTCTCCTGGAGCAGTTCCAGGCCCAGGTGGGCGCCGCTTTGCGACCCGCTTTCGCTCCGGACACTCCGTCTCATGTGACGGCAGCCGCCTGTGAAGTGTGCTCCGCTTGGATCGGCTCCGGGGTGGCCCGCGACATTGGGGACTTGCGGCGGGTGCACCAGCTACTCGTGAGCTCCCTGAGCAAGCTGTCGTCCAAAACGAACAGCACCCAGCTGTACAACGAGTCCATGGCCACCCTGGAAAAGCTGAGCATCCTGAAGGCCTGGGCCGAGGTCTACATCGTGGCCATGCTGAGCAACGGAAAGGCGCCGGCTTCGCTGCTGAACCTGCAGTCGCAAGAGTCGGGGATCCAATCCCTGACCAATGTGGATGCGGATCAAGATCTGCCCGACAGCAGGGGCGAAAGTCTCTTGGGCCTGGTGCAGCCGGAGCTTCACAATCTCTCCACCCACTGGCTGAGCGCAATGAAGGACCACGCCCTGTTGCTACTCCCGGCCGAGTTCCAGTCCCAGCTGCCCCATGATGGGGGAGCTTTCTACACCACGGACACGATCAACTCCTCGAAACCCCACTACATGGCCAGTTGGCCACCCATCCTGTACGCCTCTGCGCTTTGGTTGAGGGACGAGGGCTTCGCCCGGCATCTGGACACCGATGAGACCACTGCGGAATCGAACAACAACCAGATCACCCACGGATCTCTATCAGCGGACCGATTCCACATGATCTTCGGCATCTGCATGGAGGCTCTGTGCAGCATGAGGAGCTCCGAACGGCCGAGGAACATTATTAGTTGCCTGAGATCCCTACACAGCATCTTCGATTCGGATTGGGCCAGGAGGCAGCTGGTCAAGGATCGCGCACTCACCATAGAACTGTGCCACGTGCTGCACAGGCAGATCCTGACCAGGGATGAGCTGCTCGTCCAACTACTCTGCGTGGAAATACTGAAGCAGACAATAAGGGCGGCTCGCGAGGATCTGGAGAGGAAGCGGGACGACAACGCCAACTCAGAGGACGAGAAGAGAGGAGAGCGACTGGGCGAGGACGACTCTATGCAGCCGGGCAGCTCCCACGTCTACGCAGTCCTGGAGGTCTGTCTGTGCTTATTCGTGCGCCAGATTCCCAGCATGAATCCCACACGGCAGGGATCCGGCCTCCAGCTGGACTTCTCGTACGCCAAAATGGCCACCGGCACTTCGTTCTTCTCGGTGCTGGGCGACGACAATGGTCTTCTGGTGGCCAGTGGGCTGCAGTGCGTCGAACAGTTGCTGGACTTGTGCACGCCCAAGGGCGCCCTGGCCATTCTGCCCACCGTCCTCTACATGACCACCAGCATCGTCAAGGAGATCGCCAACAAATCGTCCATTGATAGCACCATTCTGGCCAACACAAGCGCCGTGAAGGCTGCCCTGCAGTGTCTGCGATCCGTTTGTGTCCACAAGTGGGCCAAGGTGGAGGAGTCGTCGGAGGAGTGGCAGCAGTTGCTCCAAAGCGCACTGGCCACCATTGTCGACTTGACGAAGACCGCCGGCGACAATGAGGAGAGAAGGGTTGACGAGGTCACCATGCTGCTGGCCATCGCTGTCTTCATCCTGCACACGCCCGCCGCTGTCGTGGCCACGCCCTCGCTGCAGTATCCCTGCATCAACCACTTCCGGCAGTGCCTGCAGTCGGAGCACATGTCCGTGAAGCTGCGATGCATCGAAACCACTCGCTCCATCTTCGCCCACGCGGACCTGAAGACAGCCACGCCCTATATCCACGCCCTGGCCCCCAGGATCATCGAGTCGCTGTACGCGGAGTCCAGCAAAGCGCCATCCAACGAGCTGGAACTCCAGGTCACCCTGGAGAGCATAGTCACCGTGGAGCAGCTGATTGATCTGGCAGAGCCCCAACACC ACATCCAAATGCTGACGCTGCTGGTGCCCGTACTTATCGGATTCCTGTCCGAGCCATGTCGATTGAGGACGCTGCCCAAGTACCAGAGACAGTTGCACGACCAGGCGCTGCAATGGCTGCTGAAGATCGGTCCCAAGTACCCCAAGGAGTTCAAGGCCCTGATGGGCCAGACGCCGGAGCTGCGCCAGAAACTGGAGGCCGCCATCCGCAGCCAGCAGCAGTCGATTAACATCGCCCAGAAGGCGTCCGAGGCCCAGAGGAGCGGCCTGCTGGCCAAGCCACAGAAGCCCACGATCAAGCTGAAAACGGACTTCAGCAACTTCCAATAA